In the Populus nigra chromosome 2, ddPopNigr1.1, whole genome shotgun sequence genome, CTCGTCTAGTTTCGCGTGTCCTTCAGACATTCTGTTAATTTTGCATTCAATCTGGTATCTTATCGTTGAATACTATGATAAAGGTTGTGTTTTTCTGGCTACACACCAACGATGCTTTAGAAATATTTCATGAAATGGATGCGGTTTACAAAAGCTGGTCCAACTCATTTCGTGACTGCATAAGTGTATTGTAGGGTAGtggttatgatttaaaatatttttttattaaaaatatattgaaataatattttttttatttttttaaaaattatttttaatattagtacatgaaaataatctaaaaatataagaaaaaaatcagtaaaaacaactcaaaatttAAAGGAACATAGTTTACtctacattttcaaacaaattttaaaagtgCCGAGTTTATATGCAAGTGGAAAATTTCACatccattaaaaataagaaatttgagATACATGAGTCTAGGTTTCTAGATTAAAGTGGTGTTTATTGTTTAGagtctgtttatttttgtgttttaaaaatagttttgaaaaaaattgaattttttttctttgttttaaattaatattttttgatatttttagattattttaaagttatggtatcaaaataatattttaaaaataaaaaaatattattttaatatatttttatgcaaaaaacactctaaaaaacaactgtgattacaattacaaaaaccTCATGAATTCTCAAGCATGCTTATCCAGACACGAATCCAAGTAACTTCTACTAAAAGCAGCTAAGCTAAGTTCAACGGAGACAAGTGTGGCATGGTTGGTTGAGTTCCCATTGTTGTCAGCCAAAAATTGAGTGAATGTGCACTTTCATGGTTTTCTTCGTCGTACATGATTGAGGAAGAAAGTAGTGGCATTATACTCGAATTGTGAAGATGCTTTATTGGAGGGGGAGTCGTGTTCGATGTTCAATGTGGAGGAGAGACTAAATTCTGAGAGAGAGGTCTGTTGAATTCCTTATATGAGTAGAGTTCGATTTTGGCTCCTGAGTAAGGTGTAAATTATTTATGTGTtctgagattaaaaaaacaaccaaaaaacagagagagacatGATGATAATCAACTGGGCACGGATTTTTTGCAAACTATGTACTCTGCTGCTAGCAGGACTTTTAACAAGGAGATGGAGAGACAACATCCATGAACTCCTTGTCAGATTCAATAGCAGTCATTTCATCAGGGGAGAGGCAAATCTCCAACTCTATACTTCCTCCACCTTCATGTCCAGGATAAGCTGATGCTTTCCCACTGAACTTAAGTGCATATCCACTACGAAGTGCCAAAGCCTTGCCCAACCCAAATTCATTCCCGTATTTGTTGAATCTCGGCGAGCTCCCCATCATCACACTATGCGGATCAAACAGCTTGCCTATATGGTTAATAAACGGAGACTTTAACCACAAGTTGAGAAATTCCCTTGCCTTTTCATCACCGTGACTCACCACAGCTTGATGCAATTGCCATGCTGTCCATCCTAGATTCTGCTCCAGCAGCTCACCTGCTGTGGAAACCCCAGCTCTCAGTGCCTGAATTGAGCATCCAAAGTAGTCAGGAGATAATGGTGGATTCAATCTTGACCGATTATTGGTAGCCAATCTGCAACAGGTTACTTGATCACGAGGTAGATTGCGTGCGCGTGTTATGCATCTCCAAACAAGAGCAGACAGGGACTGGAAAGATGAAATCTTGTTGGTGTTGAACTCTGCGTTGGCTTTTGCTTTGAGTCTTGCAATTGATTCTGATGAGAAGTGAAACATCCTTTCCTTGAGTAAAGGTGCTTCAAACGGGCTTAAGAATTGCTCATGGTGGGTGAAAGGAAGACTCAGTGCTGGACCATGACCATCAGGAAACCAGCGGTTGAGAACAGGTGGGCGCGAGATGGAGACATCATTTCCTTTCCCTTGAAAGATTTCAGACCACATATTAAAGAAATGCCAGAAAGAGGATCCATCAACGATACTGTGATTAACGGAACATCCGATGAAGATGCCATCAATTAGCTCTGTCACTTGAATTGTCAGCAAAGATTTGGTGTGACCATCATGGTTGAGGGCTCTATCATGGTCGAAGAATGACTGAACAACCAATGGCACATAAGTAGGTGAAAGAACATCTGATGCAGTGAGGTCAACGGTTGCATAGGTAAATCTAGCTCCTGGGCTGTTATTGCAGTTCACGAAGACCACGTAGGAAGGTGGGTTCTCACTCTTTGATGTTGCAAGGCGTCCGGCTAGCGGGTAGAAATGAACAAGAGTGAGAGAGAGTGACTGCTTGAGATCTTCCAAGAAATCCATGATCTTGAAGCCCAGTTGATTTTCTGTTTGTGGTGGTTTGGCAAAGAGAAGTCCCTTTTGAATATAGTGAGAAGAAAGCATAGCAAGTTCCCATGGTGCCAAATAATAAGGCTGTTTTGCTTCGTCTACGATGTGTTTGGGCGTGATAAAGCACTCTGAGATGTGTGTGACAGTAGTGGGATTCATTGCAAGAAGGGCACTACTTGTTTTACTCTTCTTCCTATCTTGCCCACTTCAGATTTGCAGCTCCAGCTTTTATTCCCTCAGCTAAGCCTGAAGTCTTCTATTCAATATCTTGgtagtaaataaatattttagttcCTGTCAATTCCTTCTTTTAAGGCCTCTGTATTGTAGTTTCGCCAGCTTCCCATTTGATAATTCCAATTAGCAACTGTTGAtggtttattgttttaattatgtcCTTTCCTTAATCCGACAGTGGCTGAAATAGATATTGAAGGGCAAGAACAGTAATTTTTGGAATTGTTGATGGTTTGCTATTTTAATTCAGGATCTACGTTAGATATTATTTGGTGATTGAGATTGCATcgtgtgatttttttaaatagattttttatttgaaaatatattaaaataaatttttgtttagattttttttattaacattatcatatcaaaattattaaaaaaatatttaaaaaaattaatttaatatttttacaagttaaaaatattttttaaaaatacaagatatTCTGACAAATACTCGATATCCATGTGGGCAAGAAAGTTTGCTCCTGTCCAGTACCCTGTTAATCACATGAGATTACAACTAATCTTCTTTCTTATTATCAAGCAACTTGCTGCTAATTCCTTTTCGTTTTTCATGATATGAAATCCCAGCCTCAGCATTTCAAATGCCAAATGGTTGGatctt is a window encoding:
- the LOC133682267 gene encoding uncharacterized acetyltransferase At3g50280-like, which produces MNPTTVTHISECFITPKHIVDEAKQPYYLAPWELAMLSSHYIQKGLLFAKPPQTENQLGFKIMDFLEDLKQSLSLTLVHFYPLAGRLATSKSENPPSYVVFVNCNNSPGARFTYATVDLTASDVLSPTYVPLVVQSFFDHDRALNHDGHTKSLLTIQVTELIDGIFIGCSVNHSIVDGSSFWHFFNMWSEIFQGKGNDVSISRPPVLNRWFPDGHGPALSLPFTHHEQFLSPFEAPLLKERMFHFSSESIARLKAKANAEFNTNKISSFQSLSALVWRCITRARNLPRDQVTCCRLATNNRSRLNPPLSPDYFGCSIQALRAGVSTAGELLEQNLGWTAWQLHQAVVSHGDEKAREFLNLWLKSPFINHIGKLFDPHSVMMGSSPRFNKYGNEFGLGKALALRSGYALKFSGKASAYPGHEGGGSIELEICLSPDEMTAIESDKEFMDVVSPSPC